A region from the Nonlabens sp. YIK11 genome encodes:
- a CDS encoding thiamine pyrophosphate-dependent enzyme encodes MVTAKAMTELYEENFKTVSKYVHATSRGHEVIQTAIGMQLLPQDYMFPYYRDDAMLLAIGMKPYDLMLQLLAKKADPFSGGRTYYSHPSLNDIDKPKIPHQSSATGMQAIPATGAALGFHYKESFENSEFRIQNSELPIVVCSLGDASVTEGEIAEALQMAALKQLPILYLVQDNGWDISANAAETRAQNAFEYAAGFHGIERISIDGTDFEESYNTLNKVIETIRTERRPFLVHATVPLLNHHTSGVRMEFYRDDLEESRERDPYPKMRKLLLDNGFTAQEVDGYDAFAKAETQKALQQAMDMPDPEPADLFTHDFAPTPITEERGERSPEGAEKVVMVDCALFAIEELMRKHPECLLYGQDVGGRLGGVFREAATLAQKFGDNRVFNTPIQEAFIVGSTVGMSAVGLKPIVEVQFADYIWPGLNQLFTEVSRSNYLSNGKWPVSMILRVPIGAYGSGGPYHSSSMESVVSNIRGLKIAYPSNGADLKGLMKAAYYDPNPVVIFEHKGLYWSKVKGTKGATSVEPSEDYVLPFGKAWVLQEIWKKEEEETLSIITYGMGVHWAMNATKELGLQDRVEVVDLRTLHPLDYDTVFASVKKCGKCLVVTEEPSENSFSRALQGRIQEECFKYIDAPVMVIGSENMPAIPLNSVLEETMIPSTEKVKVKIQEILNY; translated from the coding sequence ATGGTGACCGCCAAAGCCATGACAGAACTCTATGAAGAGAACTTCAAAACGGTTTCTAAATATGTGCACGCGACCAGTCGCGGGCATGAGGTGATCCAGACGGCTATCGGGATGCAACTGCTGCCGCAGGATTATATGTTTCCGTATTATCGGGATGATGCGATGTTGCTGGCGATAGGCATGAAGCCTTACGATTTGATGCTGCAGTTATTGGCAAAAAAAGCCGATCCGTTTTCTGGTGGCCGTACCTACTATTCACATCCATCGTTGAATGATATTGATAAGCCTAAAATACCGCACCAATCCAGTGCAACTGGGATGCAGGCGATTCCTGCCACTGGAGCAGCGCTGGGTTTTCATTACAAAGAGAGTTTTGAAAATTCAGAATTCAGAATTCAGAATTCAGAATTGCCAATTGTCGTATGTTCCCTAGGCGATGCCTCAGTGACTGAAGGTGAGATTGCCGAAGCGCTACAAATGGCGGCTCTCAAGCAACTTCCAATTCTTTATTTGGTACAGGACAACGGTTGGGACATCAGTGCCAATGCTGCTGAAACCAGAGCCCAAAATGCCTTCGAATATGCTGCTGGATTCCACGGGATTGAGCGCATTTCCATAGATGGGACTGATTTTGAAGAGAGTTACAATACCCTAAACAAGGTGATCGAGACTATAAGAACAGAGCGTCGACCGTTTTTGGTTCATGCGACCGTTCCCTTATTGAATCACCATACCAGCGGTGTGCGCATGGAGTTTTACCGCGATGATTTAGAAGAATCCAGAGAACGCGATCCGTACCCTAAGATGAGAAAACTACTATTGGACAATGGTTTTACAGCGCAGGAGGTTGATGGGTACGACGCTTTCGCGAAAGCGGAAACCCAAAAAGCCTTACAACAAGCGATGGACATGCCAGACCCAGAACCAGCCGACTTGTTCACGCACGATTTTGCACCAACGCCCATCACCGAAGAGCGCGGCGAGCGATCACCAGAAGGCGCAGAAAAAGTGGTGATGGTAGATTGTGCACTATTTGCTATTGAAGAATTGATGCGCAAACACCCAGAATGTTTGCTCTATGGGCAGGATGTAGGCGGCAGATTAGGCGGCGTTTTTAGAGAAGCCGCAACGCTGGCACAGAAATTTGGCGACAACCGAGTCTTCAACACACCTATCCAAGAGGCCTTTATCGTGGGAAGCACCGTAGGAATGAGCGCGGTAGGATTAAAACCCATCGTTGAGGTGCAGTTTGCAGATTACATCTGGCCAGGATTGAATCAGCTGTTTACAGAGGTTTCCAGATCCAATTATTTGAGTAACGGCAAATGGCCGGTTTCCATGATATTGCGCGTACCGATAGGTGCCTACGGTAGCGGTGGACCGTATCATTCCAGTTCGATGGAAAGCGTGGTCTCTAATATTAGAGGTCTCAAAATTGCGTATCCATCCAACGGTGCCGATTTGAAAGGCTTGATGAAAGCAGCCTATTATGATCCTAATCCGGTAGTGATTTTTGAACACAAAGGGCTGTACTGGAGTAAAGTCAAAGGCACCAAAGGAGCGACCAGTGTAGAGCCTAGCGAGGATTACGTGTTGCCTTTTGGCAAGGCTTGGGTCTTGCAGGAAATCTGGAAAAAGGAAGAAGAAGAAACCTTGAGCATCATTACTTACGGTATGGGCGTTCATTGGGCGATGAACGCCACAAAGGAACTTGGTTTACAGGATAGAGTAGAAGTGGTTGATTTGAGAACCCTGCATCCATTGGATTATGATACCGTTTTTGCCAGCGTTAAGAAATGCGGTAAATGCCTCGTGGTAACTGAAGAGCCTAGTGAGAACAGTTTCTCACGCGCCTTGCAAGGTCGTATCCAGGAAGAGTGTTTTAAATACATTGATGCTCCAGTGATGGTCATAGGTTCAGAAAACATGCCGGCGATACCTCTGAATTCTGTTTTGGAAGAAACGATGATTCCTAGCACGGAAAAGGTGAAGGTGAAAATCCAGGAG